Part of the Bacteroidota bacterium genome is shown below.
TTGCAGAAAATACAACAGGCATTTTTTAACAAGCAGGCGCAGACCATTTCGCAAACCAACGTGAGCAACACCACTTACACAGCGGGAACTTATTCTTTTCCTTCTTCGCTCACCATGCAAGACCAGATTATTCTCACAGGCGATTCCACCGCCAAATTTATTTTTAACATAAACGGCTCGCTCACCTTTGATGCGCAACTTGTTTTAAGCGGAAGCGTGCGCGCGGAAAACATTTTTTTCAATGCCGATTCATCCGTTCAGATTCTCGACAGCGCGCGTATTTGCGGAACTATTCTTTGCAGCGGAACTATTTCGTGCATGACGGATTGCTTTCTAAAAAACGCCCGTCTGCTGAGTGCCGACAGCGTGAACATGATTGCTCCCGCAGATACGCTCGGCATCATAAGTAAACAATTAATTTCTTTCGGCAGCACGTGCGGGTGCGCCATTGATTTGGGAAATAAAGATACCTGCGCGAATAATCAGATAACTTCCGATAATGAACTATGGCTAAAATTTATTCCTGATTCTGAACAGGTAGAAATTTCTGTTAGAGATAATAATGCACAGATTGGAAATGATACGTTATTTATTTTTAAAGGAAACTGCAATGAGTATTTTTTCTTCTCATGTATTGCGAATCATGGTAATACTAGTGAATTTAAATCTTCATTTGATTCAATTCCTTTTACACCCGGTGCTAACTATTTATTACGCCTGAAAACTACTCTTTTGAATTCTTCATTTTCTTTTTGTATAAGTAATCTCAGCAATAAATTTCATGTAAGCAGTGCTGGTCCATGTAGTAGTAATAATTGCAATTCTGTAAATTGTTCCACTTCTACTTGCGAGTTAATTGCTAATGGAGATTTTACAAATAACTTTACTCCCCCTAGCGGACAAAATCCTTTTTATTCTTGCGATGTTTGTTGCTGGAAGGACGGATGGGGTTCACCTAGTATTAATACTATTAATAATCCCCCTCCACCCCCATTATCACCATCGTACGCTGTATTAGGTACAATGATTGGAGTTTGTAACTCTAATCCTGCTCATATAAGCGATGCTATGTATGTTCCAATAAATGTTCAAAGTAGGAATTATATTTTGTCTTATTACGATCGCGTTAACTGTTGTGACCAAAATATGATGCCGGAATCTATAGATGCTTTTGTAGGAATAGGAAACTTATCGGTTAATGCCGGAATTCCATCCGGGCAGCAATGTGAAAATATTCCCGCTAATTATCAGGAAATTGTTGGACCAACAATTGGAAATAATTATGTAAACAATAAAACATGGACACAAAAAATATTTTGTTTTAAAGTAAATTATCCTTACTTGGATTTATTTTTTTTCCCGCGTGGCGGGACATCTAAAACAGTATACAATTGGTTTGTTGATGGGGTTAGTTTAATACCTTTTGATCCAACATTTATAACTAATGTAACAATTTGCAGCGGTTCTTCTGTGCAACTTATTTCATCGCCTTGCTGGCAGCAATTACAGGCATTAGGCGTTACTGCAAGTTGGACTTCTACTCCTGCGGGATTTACATCTACAAGTTTTACTCCGACTGTTAGTCCG
Proteins encoded:
- a CDS encoding DUF3494 domain-containing protein, with protein sequence MNNKFMALYPEKIGTFVLRALLPAAGKFSLSLIFSLGIFPLLEGGAGGCKAQTLSANLQSFSILSGSSVTSVQTTDVNGNVGAVGTVDSTVKAGGTVTGSVCVLSTALDSLQKIQQAFFNKQAQTISQTNVSNTTYTAGTYSFPSSLTMQDQIILTGDSTAKFIFNINGSLTFDAQLVLSGSVRAENIFFNADSSVQILDSARICGTILCSGTISCMTDCFLKNARLLSADSVNMIAPADTLGIISKQLISFGSTCGCAIDLGNKDTCANNQITSDNELWLKFIPDSEQVEISVRDNNAQIGNDTLFIFKGNCNEYFFFSCIANHGNTSEFKSSFDSIPFTPGANYLLRLKTTLLNSSFSFCISNLSNKFHVSSAGPCSSNNCNSVNCSTSTCELIANGDFTNNFTPPSGQNPFYSCDVCCWKDGWGSPSINTINNPPPPPLSPSYAVLGTMIGVCNSNPAHISDAMYVPINVQSRNYILSYYDRVNCCDQNMMPESIDAFVGIGNLSVNAGIPSGQQCENIPANYQEIVGPTIGNNYVNNKTWTQKIFCFKVNYPYLDLFFFPRGGTSKTVYNWFVDGVSLIPFDPTFITNVTICSGSSVQLISSPCWQQLQALGVTASWTSTPAGFTSTSFTPTVSPQSPTVYTVTFKGPGGCTSNSGTTTVNVQGPTISFAADNGVHCLSSLNLVQFTSTIIGVSPFTIHWDFGDPASGPNNSSIILNPTHSYFSTSSGPGIYQIGLTVTDASGCSTTVCHPVEIAPCCYQKSDFDVQQDISLTTQTWQQPPFNGYCNSC